A stretch of DNA from Glycine max cultivar Williams 82 chromosome 18, Glycine_max_v4.0, whole genome shotgun sequence:
TAAAACTCTGCCAGGTTAGGTAGGGTCTGTAAGTATTGACTTCAAAACCTACCGTATGGCAGGCCTAGAGTACTTAATTTAAAGGTGAGTCAAGAATTTAtagaaacaacaaaattaaacacGAAACGGTTATCTTTTATGTTAGACACAACCGGAATAGATTCTAAAAGAATCAATGAGTTGGGTTAGGTAGTGGTTTAGTATGGGGAGATTTTCATCAATGAGTCATGAGCAACCAACTATATAATTGAATCTAACACCACACTTTAGTCTAAAATCTAAAAGTTCAGATTTATGGGTTTTCTCCTTACTTATATAATGctcaacttttttaattttattcgaTGTGAGATTTCAAATCATATTATAGTCCAACAAGTTCTGATATTGGGAGTTCATAGTATATGACATGTAGTTATTTTGGTGAAAGTTATCATGAATGTCAttaaaatctctctctctctacaatTAGTTTAGTGCTTCTTAACAAACATTTTCCCAATCTTGCAGGACTTGGATGGTTCGCTAATGTATTGTCTATCAAGTAATATTGTTTTTAAGGCTTTGGTAGAAAGGAAAAGggccaagaaaaataaaagtagggAACAAGTAACTTACATGTTCTACAAGTGGGGTTCTGGTTGCCCATGGTACAACACAGTTGCTCCTTATGTTGTCTTTGGCCCATTCACAAGCCAGGTTTTTTGTAAGCTGATTAATTGCAGCTGAAAATTCAGTGgacaaaaagttaaaattatcttAGTTTGTGATAAAAGTTGATTAATCACATGTATACGAAGGAAAGACTTGATGAGTATagcactcacctttacttgctGCATAAACAGCTCCAGTACCCAAGCTCACCACACCAGCAACAGATGAAATAAACACAATGCTTCCATTTTCAGATGCTTTCAGAAGAGGATATGCAAGTTGGCACAGATGGAATGAGGAGTCTAAATTAACTGTCATAAGCTGTGAATATTCTTCAGCAGTGTACTCAATGGTTGGCTTTCTAAAGTTTGTTCCAACATTGTTCacctaaaataaaacaaagtcaGTGATGGAAGCTTATGATCTCAAATAGGCAGCATTTGCACACATTGTTCAGGTCTACCAAATGAAACGCATCTAGCTATAACCAATGTACTTGTTACATATATCATCAATGGTTTTGGAGGATAATTAACTAGCTCCCTCAAACAAATTCAATAAGCTATATATTTAACCGAGAAAAAAGTTTGTTGTTTACTTCAACTCTAAAGATTGATCAAtggataaattaagaaaatagatGTAGTAACTGTATGACATTTAAGGTGTTTTGGGAGGACAAGTCTTGTATGTTGTTTTGCTTAAACAAATTCACTTACATAAGTGCTTTTAGTACTGCTTTTCAATCAAAATGAAAGTTTCACCTCGTTAATCTAGATTGACCTTTAATGGAAAGCTTTATTATGCAGGTTATCAAAGTGAAACTCTAATTCTGATTGGAAAACAACATAAAGTGCACCTATAATAATTCTAATAATATGACATTAAATGATCATGTACaaaagttttgtaaaaaaagtgaattaaaaaataaactttagaTCTAATACTACTAGTACATAAATTTGTAAATACAATCAAATGAAATGTATAGCCTTAGCATTATGAGTAGTACTTACATAGATGTTAAGCTTGCCATTCAAGATGGAAGTGACTTCCTCAATGAGCTTCTCTCTCTGGGATGGTGAGGACACGTCACACACCGACCCAGTTACCTGAAAGCCCAGACTCTGCCACTCTTGTAAGCATTTGTTGAGCTCTGTTTGGGTCCTGGAGCAAGTGTGCACAGCAGCGCCAAACGCGGCCAAGTCACTCACTATGGCGTGCCTGAACCagaatttgaaatgaaagaatCAGAACAGAGCAAAATGAATAATAATCACAAAACAGAATGTGAGAAGGAGAGAATGATCAAAACCCGATCCCACGGGTGCCGCCGGTGACGAGAGCCGTCGTTCCATTGAGAGACCATCTTGCTCCTCTGTTAATGCTGCTTCCTGCTTCTGCCATCTTcctctgtttttttcttttttttcttttcactctaAAACGCCTTTGGAACTTGTTTATTCAAGTTGACAAAGTCTTCGCCCCTTGATTtatgttatataattaattaaacatttaatgatttaattaatatattgcatagaaaatgattgaattaattatacatttaatgtgttttttaagTGCAGGCAATTATGTTCGTCCAAGGTCCATGTCTTGACTAGATCCAGTTAAGCCGCCTGAGCCTCCATTGAAgcaccctattttttttttttatatatattttaaaataacaattttaatttaaattatttgatagtaCCGGCAAGTTATTGGTTCGTAGTCTTGAGTTTGATTGTTAcagatccaaaaaaaaaaaggttaaaaaaagatattttactaaaaatgatTAAGTAAGTTTTCTGACAAAAAATAGTTATCAATAAAACTGattaatattgttatattttttatattctattatggtaaatattattatatttttatattttattataatatattatttatttaataaaattatactaattttaaaatgaatttaattgcaATAATAACATCACCAAATCCAACAAAATCCATTCCAAATCTGAAACATCACTAGAGCTCTCACTTCCGCACTTTGACCGTCGCCCTAGCGGATGAGGATTGGGATTGTTTGTGTTGGGGACAGATATTTTTCAGTTTGCAAAAAAAGATGATGAGCTTAATTAATTGTGTTAGAGTAATGTGAACAAAATGATATGGTGTACatgtaattaatgaaaatttcaGAGGAGATTTATGtagttttttctaattattataaaattatcacacACGACACATTATAGTTGGATCACCAAGCAAAAACTCTTTGTATTTGCGTTACTATTTGCTGTttgaaaatatgtatatattgttgcgaattattaacaaaattttattactcattattcaaaaagttataagaaaaatattttacatttactttgagaaaatgaatataatatatggtatgatgcataaaaaatattttaaggaaaaggattgtaatgaaatCATACATTCGATTGAAGATtaactcttttgatttttacaaaaataattattttttattattttgtatatatattaaatcaatttattttcttttattagaaaatattagttaaattgATCTTAACTTTAAGTGgtttttatgttatatataaaaatttatattgatttttacttctaaatttaataacaaaaatgttAATTGAAGTATATTTATTTGTGAGTAATTATAGTATATTTGAGTGATTATGTCAATAATATAAGTAAAGTTATAGGTGACAAAATAGGCTATCTAGCTAATTTGGGTTGCAGGCTATAATGGATTTagccaaaaaaaaacatattaaatttgGGTCTAAATAATGAAATCAAAATTCTGTAAAAGTTCATTTTTTATGGGCTTAGCCTGCATTTGATCATTATTGGATCAGGCTAAAACCCATATTTAATTTGGACTTAAAAAACTTAAGCTCGAGCTCAAATACTAATTACATCAATTTTGTCATCTTACATCCGCTCACACCTTTTATAACTTATGAGAGTTTAATAAGACCACCGATTCTCATAGACAACTAGAAAGGAGGgaaaatgaaatcaaatggGAATCATTTGTTTCACAGAAAAACAGTAAAGTAATTTCAGGTAATTCTCATGCTGGGTTCAAATCCATTGACGGTTAATCCTCCATCAACACAAATAACTTGACTTGTCCAGTGATGACACTTCTTCCGCTTCTGCAATGCTCTTAAGAGGGGTCCGAGAC
This window harbors:
- the LOC100800947 gene encoding tropinone reductase homolog At5g06060, producing the protein MAEAGSSINRGARWSLNGTTALVTGGTRGIGHAIVSDLAAFGAAVHTCSRTQTELNKCLQEWQSLGFQVTGSVCDVSSPSQREKLIEEVTSILNGKLNIYVNNVGTNFRKPTIEYTAEEYSQLMTVNLDSSFHLCQLAYPLLKASENGSIVFISSVAGVVSLGTGAVYAASKAAINQLTKNLACEWAKDNIRSNCVVPWATRTPLVEHLLRDQKFVDDIMSRTPIKRIAEPEEVSSLVTFLCLPAASYITGQVICVDGGLTVNGFQPSMRIT